In one Halorubrum sp. CBA1229 genomic region, the following are encoded:
- a CDS encoding GntG family PLP-dependent aldolase codes for MDIDEDTIDLRSDTVTTPSDAMREAARDAEVGDDVYRDDPTVNELERRAAEAVGTEAALYVPSGTMANQIAVHVHTEPGEELLLERESHIYRWELAGASKLSGAQTRTIDAGDRCVPTPDAVAEGLVTEDLHRPGTGLLSLENTHNYRGGVAVPVEEIAAAAEVARDADVPVHLDGARVFNAAVALGVDASEIVAPVDSVTFCLSKGLGAPVGSILAGGEEFVEEARRVRKLFGGGMRQAGIIAAPGLLALENVDRLADDHANAERLAAGLDALDGVDAPAPDTNIVVSHTDDAGIPAADLVEACKAAGVGCVEFDDYTTRFTTHLDVDAADVDDAIDRIGDAVAELSA; via the coding sequence ATGGACATCGACGAGGACACCATCGACCTGCGATCCGACACCGTCACGACGCCCTCGGACGCGATGCGCGAGGCCGCCCGCGACGCCGAGGTCGGCGACGACGTGTACCGCGACGACCCGACCGTCAACGAGCTGGAGCGCCGCGCCGCCGAGGCGGTCGGGACCGAGGCCGCGCTCTACGTCCCCTCCGGGACGATGGCCAACCAGATCGCCGTCCACGTCCACACGGAGCCGGGCGAGGAGCTCCTCTTGGAGCGCGAGTCGCACATCTACCGGTGGGAGCTCGCCGGCGCGTCGAAGCTCTCGGGCGCGCAGACCCGGACGATCGACGCCGGCGACCGCTGCGTCCCGACGCCGGACGCGGTCGCCGAGGGGCTCGTGACCGAGGACCTCCACCGGCCGGGAACCGGCCTCCTGTCGCTGGAGAACACCCACAACTACCGCGGCGGTGTCGCGGTCCCGGTCGAGGAGATCGCCGCGGCCGCCGAGGTCGCTCGCGACGCCGACGTGCCGGTTCACCTCGACGGCGCCCGAGTGTTCAACGCCGCGGTCGCGCTCGGCGTCGACGCGAGCGAGATCGTCGCGCCCGTCGACAGCGTCACCTTCTGCCTCTCGAAGGGGCTCGGCGCGCCGGTCGGCTCGATCCTCGCGGGCGGCGAGGAATTCGTCGAGGAGGCGCGCCGCGTCCGGAAGCTGTTCGGCGGCGGGATGCGACAGGCCGGGATAATCGCCGCGCCCGGGCTGCTCGCGCTGGAGAACGTCGACCGCCTCGCCGACGACCACGCCAACGCGGAACGGCTCGCCGCCGGGCTCGACGCGCTCGACGGGGTCGACGCGCCCGCGCCGGACACCAATATCGTCGTCTCGCACACCGACGACGCCGGGATCCCCGCCGCGGACCTCGTGGAGGCCTGTAAGGCGGCCGGCGTCGGCTGCGTCGAATTCGACGACTACACGACGCGGTTCACGACGCACCTCGACGTGGACGCCGCCGATGTCGACGACGCGATCGACCGGATCGGCGACGCGGT
- a CDS encoding mechanosensitive ion channel family protein, which translates to MVGQVSPPKWATDVFSAYDQVFSELFWFLVGFGVIYLVGQTFLVPVLTRVIRTRNRNNPTIETAAKTYLRVLLIGFATLTGIIAAGYGRVLSESAVIIAALTFALGIAGQQVFGSLISGMFLVADPDFNVGDWIEWSGGSGTVEAVDFRVTRVRTPDNETVSIPNTELTTNAITRPYGRNTYRITEQVYVAYDEDAERALLTVQQIAATLDPVLGDPAPNTRLVELGENAITIQAEFWIDDPRNRSMPTIRSDFRRLVKRRFDEEGITLAPPSAQLLSGEVTVTERPTEPAASSSE; encoded by the coding sequence ATGGTCGGCCAGGTGTCTCCGCCGAAATGGGCGACAGACGTCTTCTCGGCGTACGATCAGGTGTTTTCGGAGCTGTTCTGGTTTCTCGTGGGGTTCGGGGTCATCTATCTCGTCGGCCAGACGTTTCTCGTCCCCGTTCTCACCCGCGTCATCAGAACGCGTAACCGGAACAACCCCACGATCGAGACGGCGGCGAAGACGTATCTCCGGGTGCTCCTGATCGGATTCGCGACCCTCACGGGCATCATCGCCGCCGGCTACGGACGGGTGCTCTCCGAGTCGGCGGTCATCATCGCGGCGCTCACGTTCGCGCTCGGGATCGCCGGTCAGCAGGTGTTCGGGTCGCTCATCAGCGGGATGTTTCTGGTCGCCGACCCGGATTTCAACGTCGGCGACTGGATCGAGTGGTCGGGCGGGAGCGGCACGGTCGAAGCGGTCGACTTCCGCGTCACCCGGGTCCGGACGCCTGACAACGAGACCGTCTCGATCCCCAACACCGAACTCACGACCAACGCCATCACCCGGCCCTACGGTCGGAACACGTATCGAATCACGGAACAGGTGTACGTCGCCTACGACGAGGACGCCGAGCGGGCCCTGCTGACGGTACAGCAGATCGCCGCGACTCTCGATCCGGTTCTCGGTGACCCGGCGCCGAACACCCGCCTCGTCGAACTCGGCGAGAACGCGATCACGATACAGGCGGAGTTCTGGATCGACGATCCGAGAAATCGGAGTATGCCGACGATCCGCTCTGACTTCCGTCGGCTAGTGAAACGGCGCTTCGACGAGGAGGGGATCACGCTCGCACCCCCGTCTGCGCAGTTACTCTCGGGGGAAGTGACCGTGACGGAGCGTCCGACCGAGCCGGCCGCCTCGAGCAGCGAGTGA
- a CDS encoding 3-dehydroquinate synthase II, producing MTRTVWVKADGSVGDWEARKRRITTAIEAGADWVLVDEADVGRVRELGDVSVAAFRSEADVIDDAESDAEADAYFVGKGGEGDGTIDLPDDFSGSADLTTVRRRDDRAQGVYVRVLGTDYERFAEEAANDAEYTIVVGEDWSIIPLENLIARVGEETHLVAGATTAAEARTAFETLEIGADGVLLDSDEPDEIRGAVDARDAADRETLDLRHAEVTAVERTGMADRVCIDTGSLMDDDEGMLVGSMSRGLFFVHAETAESPYVESRPFRVNAGAVHAYVRNAEGGTNYLAELSSGDEVQVVDTAGHTREAIVGRVKIEKRPMFRIQAEIETEEGVDRVETLIQNAETVKVATADGKKAVTDLEEGDEALVYYEDVARHFGEAVEESIIEK from the coding sequence ATGACACGCACGGTCTGGGTGAAGGCCGACGGGAGCGTCGGCGACTGGGAGGCGCGCAAGCGACGGATCACGACCGCCATCGAGGCCGGCGCGGACTGGGTGCTCGTCGACGAGGCCGACGTGGGGCGCGTCCGCGAGCTCGGCGACGTCTCGGTCGCGGCGTTCCGCTCCGAGGCAGACGTCATCGACGACGCCGAGAGCGACGCCGAAGCCGACGCCTACTTCGTCGGCAAGGGCGGCGAGGGCGACGGGACGATCGACCTCCCCGACGACTTCTCCGGCTCCGCGGACCTCACGACGGTCCGCCGGCGAGACGACCGCGCGCAGGGCGTGTACGTCCGCGTGCTCGGGACCGACTACGAGCGGTTCGCCGAGGAGGCGGCGAACGACGCCGAGTACACGATCGTCGTCGGCGAGGACTGGTCGATCATCCCGCTGGAGAACCTGATCGCGCGGGTCGGCGAGGAGACGCACCTCGTCGCCGGCGCGACGACCGCCGCCGAGGCGCGGACCGCCTTCGAGACGCTGGAGATCGGCGCCGACGGCGTGCTCCTCGACTCCGACGAGCCGGACGAGATCCGGGGCGCGGTCGACGCCCGCGACGCGGCCGACCGCGAGACGCTGGACCTCAGACACGCCGAGGTCACCGCGGTCGAGCGCACCGGGATGGCCGACCGCGTCTGCATCGATACCGGCTCGCTGATGGACGACGACGAGGGGATGCTCGTGGGGTCGATGTCGCGGGGGCTGTTCTTCGTCCACGCCGAGACCGCGGAGTCGCCGTACGTCGAGTCGCGCCCCTTCCGCGTGAACGCCGGGGCCGTCCACGCGTACGTCCGGAACGCCGAGGGCGGCACCAACTACCTCGCGGAACTGTCCAGCGGCGACGAGGTGCAGGTCGTCGACACCGCGGGCCACACCCGCGAGGCGATCGTCGGCCGCGTGAAGATCGAGAAGCGGCCGATGTTCCGGATTCAGGCCGAGATAGAGACGGAAGAGGGCGTCGACCGCGTCGAGACCCTGATCCAGAACGCCGAGACCGTCAAGGTCGCGACCGCGGACGGCAAGAAGGCGGTCACGGACCTCGAGGAGGGCGACGAGGCGCTCGTCTACTACGAGGACGTGGCGCGGCACTTCGGCGAGGCGGTGGAGGAGAGCATCATCGAGAAGTAG
- a CDS encoding carboxypeptidase M32, with protein MATEAAADDASDAPEAYEALLDRVRRWNTVGSAAGVLGWDQQVMMPEGGTPARSKELSTLSSIQHDMITDDETGELLAELDDADLTDEQSAVVREVRREYERADAVPVELVEEISETGSEALQAWEEAKAEDDFDEFAPYLEKHVELKREYAEHIDPDRDPYEVLFEEYEPCLSIDRAEAILAELRETLVPMIDAIRESDADLAVDTFEGTFPEGEQEELAREALELVGYDFDRGRLDVSSHPFTAGNQFDCRVTTRFDESDPLGAIGSTIHEYGHAQYNLGLPQEEWATPLGESRDLSVHESQSRLWENHVGRSRSFWELFLPRFKEQFPQTEDATVEDAYEAFNQVHEDNFIRVEADELTYHLHIIVRFEIERDLVRGDLAVEDVPEVWNDKYEEYLGIRPETDSEGCLQDIHWSHGNFGYFPTYSLGSVMAAQLFEAAESEIDDLDAKIADGDFDDLQAWLGENVHRHGSRYETNELVKRATGEDFSADAFTDYVEEKYGELYGI; from the coding sequence ATGGCAACGGAAGCCGCGGCTGACGACGCGAGCGACGCCCCCGAGGCGTACGAGGCCCTCCTGGACCGCGTTCGACGGTGGAACACGGTCGGGAGCGCCGCCGGCGTGCTCGGGTGGGACCAGCAGGTGATGATGCCCGAGGGGGGCACCCCCGCCCGGTCGAAGGAGCTCTCGACGCTCTCGTCGATCCAGCACGACATGATCACGGACGACGAGACCGGCGAGCTGCTCGCCGAGCTCGACGACGCCGACCTCACCGACGAGCAGTCGGCGGTCGTCCGCGAGGTCCGCCGCGAGTACGAGCGCGCCGACGCGGTCCCGGTCGAGCTGGTCGAGGAGATCTCCGAGACCGGCTCCGAGGCGCTGCAGGCGTGGGAGGAGGCGAAGGCCGAGGACGACTTCGATGAGTTCGCCCCCTATCTGGAGAAGCACGTCGAGCTCAAGCGGGAGTACGCCGAGCACATCGACCCCGACCGCGACCCCTACGAGGTCCTCTTCGAGGAGTACGAGCCGTGCCTCTCGATCGACCGCGCCGAGGCCATCTTAGCGGAGCTCCGTGAGACGCTCGTCCCCATGATCGACGCGATTCGCGAGTCGGACGCCGACCTCGCGGTCGACACCTTCGAGGGCACCTTCCCCGAGGGCGAGCAGGAGGAACTCGCCCGCGAGGCGCTCGAACTCGTGGGCTACGACTTCGACCGCGGCCGGCTCGACGTCTCCTCGCACCCGTTCACCGCCGGGAACCAGTTCGACTGCCGGGTGACGACCCGGTTCGACGAGTCCGACCCGCTCGGTGCGATCGGCTCGACGATCCACGAGTACGGCCACGCGCAGTACAACCTCGGACTCCCGCAGGAGGAGTGGGCGACCCCGCTCGGGGAGTCGCGCGACCTCTCGGTCCACGAGTCGCAGTCGCGGCTCTGGGAGAACCACGTCGGGCGGAGCCGGTCGTTCTGGGAGCTGTTCCTGCCGCGGTTTAAAGAGCAGTTCCCCCAGACCGAGGACGCGACCGTCGAGGACGCCTACGAGGCGTTCAACCAGGTCCACGAGGACAACTTCATCCGCGTCGAGGCGGACGAGCTCACCTACCACCTTCACATCATCGTGCGATTCGAGATCGAGCGCGACCTGGTCCGCGGCGACCTCGCGGTCGAGGACGTGCCGGAGGTCTGGAACGACAAGTACGAGGAGTACCTCGGGATCCGCCCCGAGACCGACAGCGAGGGCTGCCTCCAGGACATCCACTGGAGCCACGGCAACTTCGGCTACTTCCCCACCTACTCGCTCGGCTCGGTGATGGCCGCGCAGCTGTTCGAGGCCGCCGAGAGCGAGATCGACGACCTCGACGCGAAGATCGCCGACGGCGACTTCGACGACCTCCAGGCGTGGCTCGGCGAGAACGTCCACCGGCACGGCTCCCGCTACGAGACGAACGAGCTGGTCAAGCGGGCGACCGGCGAGGACTTCTCCGCGGACGCCTTCACCGACTACGTCGAGGAGAAGTACGGCGAGCTGTACGGGATCTAG